In the Ilumatobacteraceae bacterium genome, one interval contains:
- a CDS encoding AMP-binding protein, producing the protein MTRTPDTVPGWTFADVFESVAAALPDAPALLHGTLTRTWAEFDRRADGIARFLLDAGAGHQDKVAFYLYNRPEYIELFLACSKASLVHVNTNYRYVDDELVYVWDNADAGAVVFQGAFTSTIERIRDRVPDVHTWLWVDDGEGSCPDWATEYETAAATATTGRVTAPAGRSSDDLVLLYTGGTTGMPKGVMWRQDDLFLVTDRGNRHALPETPDLDESGRSPAAMARCRKPGPIGLPACPLMHGTGLLSSLNTMALGGATVTLESTRFDVEEYLDVIDRQRVKSTIIVGDVFAKPILAALDEHPGRWDISSLRLIVSSGVMWSAESKQALLDHHPGLMLVDSYGSSEALGMGSSISTGDRAAKTASFRLRDDAVVITDDGRLVEPGSGEIGRVGLTGRTPVGYYRDPEKSAATFPVIDGVRYSVPGDFATVEADGSISLLGRGSVCINSGGEKIFPEEVEEVLKRHPAVADAVVVGVPDDRFGQAVNAVVQPTGDANEADLIAHVKAHLAAYKAPKRVFTVASLERAANGKVDYQAWATHAASRP; encoded by the coding sequence ATGACCCGAACCCCCGACACCGTGCCCGGCTGGACGTTCGCCGACGTCTTCGAGTCCGTCGCCGCCGCACTGCCCGACGCTCCGGCGCTGCTCCACGGCACGCTGACACGCACCTGGGCCGAGTTCGACCGGCGCGCGGACGGCATCGCCCGATTCCTGCTCGATGCCGGAGCCGGCCACCAGGACAAGGTCGCGTTCTACCTCTACAACCGGCCCGAGTACATCGAGCTGTTCCTCGCGTGCTCGAAGGCGTCGCTCGTGCACGTGAACACCAACTACCGCTACGTCGACGACGAGTTGGTCTACGTCTGGGACAACGCCGACGCCGGCGCCGTCGTCTTCCAGGGCGCGTTCACGTCGACGATCGAACGGATCAGGGACCGCGTCCCCGACGTCCACACCTGGCTGTGGGTCGACGACGGTGAGGGGTCGTGCCCCGACTGGGCCACCGAGTACGAGACCGCCGCCGCCACTGCGACGACCGGTCGGGTGACCGCACCCGCCGGGCGCAGTAGCGACGACCTCGTGCTGCTCTACACCGGCGGCACGACCGGCATGCCCAAGGGGGTCATGTGGCGCCAGGACGATCTGTTCCTCGTCACCGACCGGGGCAATCGCCACGCGCTCCCCGAGACCCCGGACCTCGACGAATCCGGACGATCACCCGCCGCGATGGCACGGTGCCGGAAGCCCGGCCCGATCGGACTGCCGGCGTGCCCGCTCATGCACGGGACCGGGTTGCTCAGCTCGCTCAACACGATGGCACTCGGCGGCGCGACGGTGACGCTCGAGAGCACCCGTTTCGACGTCGAGGAGTACCTCGACGTCATCGACCGGCAACGCGTCAAGAGCACGATCATCGTCGGCGACGTGTTCGCCAAGCCGATCCTCGCTGCCCTCGACGAGCACCCCGGGCGCTGGGACATCTCCTCACTGCGCCTGATCGTGTCGTCGGGCGTGATGTGGAGCGCCGAGTCGAAACAGGCGCTCCTCGATCACCATCCCGGCCTGATGCTCGTCGACTCGTACGGCTCGTCCGAGGCGCTCGGCATGGGGTCGTCGATCTCGACCGGTGACCGTGCGGCCAAGACCGCCAGCTTCCGGCTACGCGACGACGCGGTCGTCATCACCGACGACGGACGGCTCGTCGAGCCGGGCTCGGGCGAGATCGGTCGGGTCGGGCTCACCGGACGAACCCCGGTCGGGTACTACCGCGATCCCGAGAAGTCGGCGGCGACGTTCCCCGTGATCGACGGCGTGCGGTACTCGGTGCCCGGCGACTTCGCCACCGTCGAGGCCGACGGCTCGATCAGCCTGCTCGGGCGTGGTTCGGTCTGCATCAACAGCGGCGGCGAGAAGATCTTCCCCGAGGAGGTCGAAGAGGTCCTGAAGCGACACCCCGCCGTCGCCGACGCCGTGGTGGTCGGCGTGCCCGACGACCGTTTCGGCCAAGCCGTGAACGCCGTGGTGCAGCCGACCGGCGACGCGAACGAGGCCGATCTCATCGCCCATGTCAAGGCGCACCTCGCCGCGTACAAGGCCCCCAAGCGGGTGTTCACCGTCGCCAGCCTCGAACGCGCTGCCAACGGCAAGGTCGATTACCAGGCCTGGGCGACCCACGCCGCGAGCCGACCCTGA
- a CDS encoding FadR/GntR family transcriptional regulator, producing the protein MTPRVDKTVEEITTALGGAMPSDTVVSEVARRLLAYVTSGDIEPGTRLPPERQLAASLGVGRSAIREALAALDILGIVNVRPGSGTYLRGTASELLPETLSWGLMLSDDRTHDLIEIRQGLEVQAARLAVQRATPDHIERLRRCVATMRQTIPSLDGFVEADMAFHLELADASGNTVLKDLLQTVRALLRVWADRVVRDPADARFAVDEHEAVLVAIERRDEDAAAAAMSTHMTTAGERLLRAVGN; encoded by the coding sequence GTGACGCCGCGGGTCGACAAGACGGTCGAAGAGATCACGACGGCCCTTGGCGGCGCGATGCCGTCCGACACCGTCGTCTCCGAAGTCGCTCGTCGACTCCTGGCCTACGTCACGAGCGGCGACATCGAACCCGGCACCCGCCTACCACCCGAGCGGCAACTCGCCGCGTCGCTCGGCGTCGGTCGCTCGGCGATCCGTGAGGCGCTCGCCGCACTCGACATCCTCGGCATCGTCAACGTCCGCCCCGGCTCGGGCACCTATCTGCGCGGCACCGCCTCCGAGCTCCTGCCCGAGACACTCAGCTGGGGGCTGATGCTGAGCGACGACCGCACCCACGACCTGATCGAGATCCGCCAGGGGCTCGAGGTCCAGGCTGCACGGCTCGCCGTGCAGCGGGCCACCCCCGACCACATCGAGCGACTCCGCCGGTGTGTCGCAACCATGAGGCAGACGATCCCGTCGCTCGACGGGTTCGTCGAGGCCGACATGGCGTTCCACCTCGAACTCGCCGACGCCAGCGGCAACACGGTCCTCAAAGACCTGCTGCAGACCGTGCGGGCGCTCCTGCGGGTCTGGGCCGATCGAGTCGTACGCGACCCGGCCGACGCCCGGTTCGCGGTCGACGAACACGAGGCCGTCCTCGTGGCCATCGAGCGACGAGACGAAGACGCCGCCGCTGCAGCGATGTCCACCCACATGACCACCGCCGGCGAACGCCTGCTGCGCGCGGTCGGAAACTAG
- a CDS encoding sugar ABC transporter ATP-binding protein yields MTMNTDIDVAADEVHDEVVLSCEQIAKVFPGTVALRDVDFRVRRGKVNVLVGENGAGKSTLMKIVAGVQGPTSGQLLMDGEPIELHSTRDAEDHGIGIVYQELNLCANLTVADNIYLGREITRRGGIDRSAQRDGAREIIQRLGHDIDPDMLVGDLRIGQQQVVEIAKALTHEVRVLIMDEPTSALSAAEVEELFGVIRDLTTAGVAIVYISHRLEELIEIGDYITVLRDGQLVDESKIDAVDVPWIIRKMVGKDPAELFEGHGGEVGEERLRVEDLCLIRNGGYVVDHVSFSVHAGEVVGIYGLMGAGRSELFECLAGRHRDATGDVYLSGELLESSTVLDRIKAGIILAPEDRQRDGLVQPLSVADNMVLASLEDHLGDVVPALRTSSQREAVAEQIASLGIRVASPNQLITSLSGGNQQKVVLAKALLTSPRVLLLDEPSRGIDVNAKAEIFALMAKMASEGFGVVFVSSELKEVLAMSDRILVMSKGRLTATLHRSEATEEALVAASAAGHRPTDKGETIR; encoded by the coding sequence ATGACGATGAACACGGACATCGACGTCGCTGCCGACGAGGTGCACGACGAGGTCGTGCTGAGCTGTGAGCAGATCGCCAAGGTGTTCCCCGGCACGGTGGCGTTGCGCGACGTCGACTTCCGGGTGCGTCGCGGCAAGGTGAACGTGCTCGTCGGCGAGAACGGCGCCGGCAAATCCACGCTGATGAAGATCGTCGCCGGCGTCCAGGGGCCGACGAGCGGGCAACTGCTGATGGACGGCGAGCCGATCGAGCTGCACTCCACACGTGATGCCGAAGATCACGGGATCGGCATCGTGTACCAGGAACTCAACCTGTGCGCGAACCTGACCGTTGCCGACAACATCTATCTCGGTCGGGAGATCACCCGTCGTGGTGGCATCGACCGGTCGGCGCAACGCGACGGCGCCCGCGAGATCATCCAGCGGCTCGGTCACGACATCGACCCCGACATGTTGGTCGGCGACCTGCGGATCGGCCAGCAGCAGGTGGTCGAGATCGCCAAGGCACTCACCCACGAGGTGCGGGTGCTGATCATGGACGAACCGACGTCGGCGCTCAGCGCGGCCGAGGTCGAAGAGCTGTTCGGCGTGATCCGCGACCTCACGACGGCCGGTGTGGCGATCGTCTACATCTCACATCGGCTCGAAGAACTGATCGAGATCGGCGACTACATCACGGTGCTGCGCGACGGACAACTCGTCGACGAGTCGAAGATCGATGCGGTCGACGTTCCGTGGATCATCCGGAAGATGGTCGGCAAGGACCCGGCGGAACTGTTCGAAGGCCACGGCGGCGAGGTCGGTGAGGAGCGCCTGCGGGTCGAGGACCTCTGTCTGATCCGCAACGGCGGCTACGTCGTCGATCATGTCTCGTTCAGCGTCCACGCCGGTGAGGTCGTCGGGATCTACGGGCTGATGGGCGCCGGCCGATCGGAGCTGTTCGAGTGCCTCGCCGGCCGCCATCGCGACGCGACCGGCGACGTCTACCTGTCGGGCGAGTTGCTCGAGTCGTCCACGGTGCTCGATCGCATCAAGGCCGGCATCATCCTCGCACCGGAGGATCGGCAGCGAGACGGTTTGGTGCAGCCACTGTCGGTCGCCGACAACATGGTGCTCGCCTCACTCGAGGATCACCTGGGTGACGTCGTGCCGGCACTCCGGACGTCGAGCCAGCGCGAGGCGGTGGCCGAGCAGATCGCCAGTCTCGGGATCAGGGTGGCGTCGCCCAACCAGCTCATCACGTCGCTCAGCGGCGGCAATCAGCAGAAGGTCGTGCTCGCGAAGGCGTTGCTCACCTCGCCGCGGGTGCTCCTGCTCGACGAGCCGAGTCGGGGCATCGACGTCAACGCCAAGGCCGAGATCTTCGCCTTGATGGCGAAGATGGCGTCCGAAGGATTCGGCGTCGTCTTCGTGTCGTCGGAACTCAAAGAGGTCCTGGCGATGTCCGACCGGATTCTCGTGATGAGCAAGGGCCGACTGACCGCGACCCTCCACCGCAGTGAAGCGACCGAGGAAGCCCTCGTCGCCGCATCCGCCGCCGGGCACCGGCCCACCGACAAAGGGGAGACGATTCGATGA
- a CDS encoding FGGY family carbohydrate kinase, with amino-acid sequence MTAMPEREIILCLDQGTTNTKAIALDRTGSVVAEATEHAGLSFPRPGWVESDAAEIWRATASAAQRCLIALERPHLVAVAVANQRESAVIWDRSTGEPLGPVVSWQCGRSQPLCERLAASGSGERIRRLSGLSLSPMFAAGKMAWLLDQVPDGRGRAAAGEICLGTVDSWILWNLTGGRVHATDLTNASRTQLLDLATLQWSDELLEMFSIARAALPEVFASAAEFGAGAIAELSGVPVCAVAGDSHASLVAHGALRPGSVKATFGTGTSVLAPVADDREVAGLSRAIGWSRRTADGVEAIRALEGNIYATGAALDCVAGLTGTTDDFARFEREATADRGAAAGVYFVPALSGLGAPHWDATATGTIVGLTRGSVAGDLARAAYESIAFQVRDVLDALPPSSAGRRLHVDGGAMRSDLLASLVADVTGMVVVRPTTTDLSAVGVGYLAGHQIGWWPSLDDVDRLRPAVTEFRPAPDRDWELAHARWGEAVERSRGWNTNEVPVGADSPDAHLHATGANS; translated from the coding sequence ATGACCGCGATGCCCGAGCGGGAGATCATCCTCTGCCTCGACCAGGGCACGACCAACACCAAGGCGATCGCACTCGACCGCACCGGCAGCGTCGTGGCCGAGGCGACCGAGCACGCCGGACTGTCGTTCCCGCGGCCCGGTTGGGTCGAGTCCGACGCCGCCGAGATCTGGCGGGCGACCGCGTCGGCCGCGCAGCGGTGCCTCATCGCGCTCGAACGCCCGCATCTCGTCGCGGTCGCCGTTGCCAACCAACGTGAATCGGCGGTGATCTGGGATCGATCGACGGGTGAGCCGCTCGGTCCCGTCGTCAGCTGGCAGTGCGGTCGATCCCAACCGCTGTGCGAACGGCTCGCCGCGTCCGGATCCGGTGAGCGCATCCGTCGGCTCAGCGGGCTGTCGCTCTCCCCGATGTTCGCCGCCGGCAAGATGGCGTGGTTGCTCGACCAGGTGCCCGACGGTCGCGGGCGCGCGGCGGCCGGCGAGATCTGTCTCGGGACGGTCGACTCGTGGATCCTCTGGAACCTGACCGGAGGACGGGTCCATGCGACCGACCTGACCAACGCCTCGCGCACGCAGCTCCTCGATCTGGCGACGTTGCAGTGGTCCGACGAGCTGCTCGAAATGTTCTCGATCGCACGCGCCGCGCTGCCCGAGGTCTTCGCTTCAGCGGCGGAGTTCGGCGCCGGCGCGATCGCCGAGCTGAGCGGAGTGCCCGTCTGCGCGGTGGCCGGTGACTCGCACGCGTCGCTCGTCGCACACGGCGCACTGCGACCCGGCAGCGTCAAGGCGACGTTCGGCACCGGCACCTCCGTCCTCGCTCCCGTGGCCGACGATCGGGAGGTCGCGGGGCTCTCCCGGGCGATCGGCTGGTCCCGCCGGACCGCCGACGGTGTCGAAGCGATCCGGGCGCTCGAAGGCAACATCTACGCAACCGGGGCAGCGCTCGACTGCGTCGCCGGCCTGACGGGCACGACCGACGACTTCGCGAGGTTCGAACGCGAGGCGACCGCAGATCGTGGGGCGGCAGCCGGCGTCTACTTCGTCCCGGCCCTGTCGGGCCTCGGTGCGCCGCACTGGGACGCCACGGCGACGGGAACCATCGTCGGCCTCACCCGCGGCTCGGTCGCCGGCGATCTCGCTCGAGCAGCCTACGAATCGATCGCCTTCCAAGTGCGCGACGTGCTCGACGCTCTGCCGCCGTCCTCGGCGGGCCGACGACTCCACGTCGATGGCGGAGCGATGCGGAGTGACCTGCTCGCCTCGCTCGTCGCCGACGTCACCGGCATGGTCGTGGTCCGGCCGACCACCACCGATCTCAGCGCCGTGGGTGTCGGGTACCTCGCCGGGCACCAGATCGGATGGTGGCCGTCGCTGGACGACGTCGACCGACTGCGGCCGGCGGTCACCGAGTTCCGGCCGGCGCCGGATCGCGACTGGGAGCTCGCTCACGCACGCTGGGGCGAGGCGGTCGAACGGTCGCGCGGCTGGAACACGAACGAGGTGCCGGTCGGGGCCGACTCGCCCGACGCCCACCTCCATGCAACGGGAGCGAACTCATGA
- a CDS encoding Rieske 2Fe-2S domain-containing protein, translating into MAGNTDPHRCASMFLGRNEEGGLRCVYHGWKFDTEGRAIEIPNLPPAQEEGFKQTVKAKSHRVEERNGLIWVYMGPRETPPPLPMLEATMMPIDDMQLAWAQRDCNWLQSLEGDIDTSHFGFLHAGHLDGNDFADDDLVRYTVVNRAPEYHAIETDWGTSYGAHRETSAGETYWRVANYLFPFWSQTPAPPFANNVHARAWVPMDDEPTMCVHLGWKGARGPARPTPPVPTARRSSASATPASPRAWGRSPITRRNISCRPTG; encoded by the coding sequence ATTGCAGGCAATACCGATCCGCATCGGTGCGCGTCGATGTTCCTCGGTCGCAACGAGGAGGGCGGCCTCCGGTGCGTGTACCACGGTTGGAAGTTCGACACCGAGGGCCGCGCGATCGAGATCCCCAACCTCCCGCCGGCGCAGGAGGAGGGCTTCAAGCAGACCGTCAAGGCCAAGAGCCACCGGGTCGAAGAGCGCAACGGATTGATCTGGGTGTACATGGGTCCGCGCGAAACGCCGCCGCCGCTCCCGATGCTCGAGGCCACGATGATGCCGATCGACGACATGCAACTCGCGTGGGCGCAACGTGACTGCAACTGGCTGCAATCACTCGAGGGCGACATCGACACGTCGCACTTCGGGTTCCTCCACGCCGGCCACCTCGACGGCAACGACTTCGCCGACGACGACCTGGTGCGGTACACGGTGGTCAATCGAGCCCCCGAGTACCACGCGATCGAGACCGACTGGGGCACGTCGTACGGTGCGCACCGCGAGACCAGCGCCGGTGAGACCTACTGGCGGGTGGCCAACTACCTGTTCCCGTTCTGGAGCCAGACGCCGGCCCCTCCGTTCGCCAACAACGTGCACGCCAGGGCGTGGGTGCCGATGGACGACGAACCCACGATGTGTGTGCACCTGGGATGGAAGGGGGCACGCGGGCCCGCAAGGCCAACGCCACCCGTCCCGACGGCACGCCGATCTTCGGCCTCAGCAACACCGGCCTCACCGAGAGCATGGGGGCGATCACCGATCACACGAAGGAACATCTCGTGCCGTCCGACCGGATGA
- a CDS encoding DUF2291 domain-containing protein, translating to MKHQGRWIAGIAAVAFVAALPSALVIVDEGELSAQQQSEAFDPVVYVDDIWESSLLPTIDDEAQELATVLDAIEVDAGGNGDKAQLVQVTEEYGTITVGEAHVYLVRGTGTVTEVSDRGFATIALDGYDGPTDVVIYAGTRIPSDETSVRDGVGSIDFGDFKTQTEYGQVASEINKRIVRDVLNPLADTDLTGRQISFMGALAIRTFNLVQIDLSSIRIVPVRIEMAG from the coding sequence ATGAAGCACCAGGGTCGCTGGATCGCCGGTATCGCCGCCGTGGCGTTCGTGGCGGCGTTGCCGTCGGCGCTCGTGATCGTCGACGAGGGTGAGCTCTCGGCCCAGCAGCAATCGGAGGCGTTCGATCCCGTCGTGTACGTCGACGACATCTGGGAGTCATCGCTGCTGCCGACGATCGACGACGAGGCCCAGGAGTTGGCGACCGTGCTCGACGCGATCGAGGTCGATGCCGGCGGCAACGGCGACAAGGCGCAACTCGTCCAGGTCACCGAGGAGTACGGCACGATCACGGTCGGCGAGGCGCACGTCTACCTCGTGCGGGGTACGGGAACGGTGACCGAGGTCAGCGACCGCGGATTCGCAACGATCGCACTCGACGGCTACGACGGGCCGACCGACGTCGTGATCTACGCCGGGACGAGAATCCCATCCGACGAGACGTCGGTGCGAGACGGCGTCGGCTCCATCGACTTCGGCGACTTCAAGACGCAGACCGAGTACGGACAGGTCGCGAGCGAGATCAACAAGCGGATCGTGCGTGACGTGCTGAACCCGTTGGCCGACACCGACCTGACCGGCCGGCAGATCTCGTTCATGGGTGCGTTGGCGATCCGCACCTTCAACCTCGTCCAGATCGACCTGTCGTCGATCCGCATCGTGCCCGTCCGGATCGAGATGGCGGGATGA
- a CDS encoding transketolase C-terminal domain-containing protein → MTAAADEVFTDAPRFDCRDSIAATMIELAEADERVCAVANDSVGSSKLGGFGERFPDRLINVGIAEQNMVGIAAGLANGGMMPYVFGASCFVTGRALEQIKVDLAYSAANVTVVGVSSGMAYGELGPTHHSIEDLAWLRAIFGLNVVVPADPIETAQALRRAHDSDGPCFIRTSRIPVPRVNPSDAAFEVGRAIRLRDGGDVTIIANGVVVERAVAAAGLLATDGIESRVLNLAWLSPFDHEAVLDAARTTGAIVTVEEASVRGGLGGAVAECVVAGHPVPVRSLGVTRFAPTGSAPWLLDHFGLDALGIAEAARQLIAGRS, encoded by the coding sequence GTGACCGCAGCGGCCGACGAGGTCTTCACCGACGCACCGCGATTCGACTGCCGCGATTCGATCGCGGCCACGATGATCGAGCTGGCCGAGGCCGACGAGCGCGTCTGCGCGGTCGCGAACGACTCGGTCGGGTCATCGAAGCTGGGCGGATTCGGTGAACGCTTTCCCGACCGGCTGATCAACGTCGGCATCGCCGAGCAGAACATGGTGGGGATCGCCGCCGGGCTGGCGAACGGCGGCATGATGCCGTACGTCTTCGGCGCCTCGTGCTTCGTCACGGGTCGGGCGCTCGAACAGATCAAGGTCGACCTCGCGTACTCGGCGGCGAACGTCACCGTCGTCGGGGTGTCGAGCGGCATGGCGTACGGCGAGCTCGGGCCCACCCACCACTCGATCGAGGACCTCGCCTGGCTCCGGGCGATCTTCGGGCTGAACGTGGTCGTCCCTGCCGATCCGATCGAGACCGCTCAGGCGCTACGGCGCGCACATGACAGCGATGGGCCGTGCTTCATCCGGACGAGCCGGATCCCGGTACCTCGGGTCAATCCGTCCGACGCCGCCTTCGAGGTCGGTCGGGCGATCCGCCTCCGTGATGGTGGCGACGTGACGATCATCGCGAACGGTGTGGTCGTCGAGCGGGCGGTCGCCGCGGCCGGACTGCTCGCCACCGACGGCATCGAGTCGCGAGTCCTGAACCTCGCCTGGCTCAGCCCCTTCGACCACGAGGCCGTGCTCGACGCGGCACGGACAACGGGCGCCATCGTCACGGTCGAAGAGGCGTCGGTCCGCGGCGGCCTCGGTGGCGCGGTCGCCGAGTGCGTCGTCGCCGGTCACCCGGTGCCAGTGCGGTCGCTCGGCGTCACTCGGTTCGCCCCGACGGGTTCGGCGCCGTGGCTGCTCGACCATTTCGGGCTCGACGCGCTCGGGATCGCCGAAGCGGCTCGGCAACTGATCGCGGGGCGGTCATGA
- a CDS encoding transketolase has protein sequence MTEIVSLSERARRIRESDLRMIYAAGLGHVGSDFSAIDVLTALYFDTLRIDPDAPEDPDRDRFVLSKGHSAGALYVTLAEAGFIPHELLETFAQPESTLNGHPNRLKVPGVEASTGPLGHGLPVAVGMAIAAKLRGASWRTFALCGDGELQEGSMWEAAMAASQFELDHLTLIVDRNGLQQGAPTEVTMRLDPLAERFASFGWMVHEVDGHDHPALAAAFAATPYADGRPNCVIARTEKGHGVSFMTDNVAWHHRVPTADEYEIALHELGATA, from the coding sequence GTGACCGAGATCGTGTCGCTGAGCGAACGAGCGCGCCGCATCCGCGAGTCCGACCTGCGGATGATCTACGCCGCGGGTCTCGGCCACGTCGGCAGTGACTTCTCCGCCATCGACGTGCTGACCGCGTTGTACTTCGACACGCTTCGGATCGACCCCGATGCGCCGGAGGATCCCGACCGCGACCGCTTCGTGCTGAGCAAGGGGCACTCGGCCGGGGCGCTGTACGTGACGCTGGCCGAGGCGGGCTTCATCCCGCACGAGTTGCTGGAGACCTTCGCGCAACCCGAGTCGACGCTGAACGGACACCCGAACCGGCTCAAGGTGCCGGGCGTCGAGGCCAGCACCGGCCCGCTCGGCCACGGCCTGCCGGTCGCGGTGGGGATGGCGATCGCGGCGAAGCTGCGCGGCGCCTCGTGGCGCACGTTCGCGCTCTGTGGCGACGGCGAACTCCAGGAGGGCAGCATGTGGGAGGCGGCCATGGCGGCGTCGCAGTTCGAACTCGATCACCTCACGTTGATCGTCGACCGCAACGGTCTCCAGCAGGGAGCACCGACCGAGGTCACCATGCGCCTCGACCCGCTCGCCGAACGGTTCGCCTCGTTCGGATGGATGGTGCACGAGGTCGACGGCCATGACCACCCGGCGCTTGCCGCAGCGTTCGCCGCGACGCCGTACGCGGACGGGCGCCCCAACTGCGTGATCGCCCGGACCGAGAAGGGACACGGGGTCAGCTTCATGACCGACAACGTCGCCTGGCACCATCGTGTGCCGACCGCCGACGAGTACGAGATCGCCCTGCACGAGTTGGGGGCCACCGCGTGA
- a CDS encoding TIM barrel protein — translation MTSNDQPMAFGAGLWLFGQFVDRYATDAYGDEVSTLEAIVAASKVRGLTHLDINYPFTSPDISAADVRRVLDEHGMRAIAVTPAIYSRRFAKGSFTHPDVAVRREAIDLCKQAVDVAGELDADYVKFWPGQDGHDYPFQVDHMQVWDHEVEGIGAVVRSAPDTQFAIEYKLKEPRLHMTLSTGAKTLLAIDDIGCDNLGIVMDFGHSLFAKESPSEMLQLIHRRGRLVSVEINDNLLEWDDDLVVGSVHPIDTLEFLNTVRKIGWDQPILLDQFPFREDPVGAAQLSIDVIEAMSAKLDQLDLDALRQAQDRHDALATQRQILGSLLDLRRS, via the coding sequence ATGACAAGCAACGACCAGCCGATGGCGTTCGGCGCGGGCCTCTGGCTCTTCGGACAGTTCGTCGACCGGTACGCCACCGATGCGTACGGTGACGAGGTCAGCACGCTCGAGGCGATCGTGGCCGCGAGCAAGGTGCGCGGCCTGACGCATCTCGACATCAACTATCCGTTCACGTCGCCCGACATCTCGGCCGCCGACGTCCGCCGGGTGCTCGACGAACACGGTATGCGCGCCATCGCGGTGACGCCGGCGATCTACTCGCGCCGCTTCGCCAAGGGCAGCTTCACCCATCCCGACGTCGCGGTGCGTCGGGAGGCGATCGACCTGTGCAAACAGGCGGTCGACGTCGCGGGCGAGCTCGACGCCGACTACGTCAAGTTCTGGCCCGGCCAGGACGGCCACGACTACCCGTTCCAGGTCGACCACATGCAGGTGTGGGACCACGAGGTCGAGGGCATCGGCGCCGTCGTCCGGAGTGCGCCGGACACCCAGTTCGCGATCGAGTACAAACTCAAGGAGCCGCGCCTCCACATGACGCTGTCGACGGGGGCGAAGACGCTCCTCGCGATCGATGACATCGGCTGCGACAACCTGGGCATCGTCATGGACTTCGGGCACTCTCTGTTCGCCAAGGAGTCGCCGTCGGAGATGCTGCAGCTGATCCATCGCCGAGGCCGCCTCGTGAGCGTCGAGATCAACGACAACCTCCTCGAGTGGGATGACGATCTCGTCGTCGGCAGCGTGCACCCGATCGACACGCTCGAGTTCCTGAACACCGTGCGCAAGATCGGTTGGGATCAGCCGATCCTGCTCGACCAGTTCCCGTTCCGCGAAGACCCCGTCGGAGCCGCGCAACTCAGCATCGACGTGATCGAGGCGATGTCGGCCAAACTCGATCAACTCGATCTCGATGCCCTGCGTCAGGCGCAGGACCGTCACGATGCGCTCGCCACGCAGCGTCAGATCCTCGGTTCGCTCCTCGATCTGAGGCGCTCGTGA